In Candidatus Cloacimonadota bacterium, a single genomic region encodes these proteins:
- a CDS encoding LamG domain-containing protein produces MPGRFKVSLSEDTGFLQELSISPVDGSVSETIYVRFEPDSLRTYSGSIVHSSTGLEAKYIAVSGTGAEIDEFPGTALEFDGTDDYINCGNENSFDVGNTLTVEAWIKPADLSFRQSIFSTRKNNDDGSFQLEVGAGNGGTNRIAVTGPGTWVVETEDNAISENEWNHIVYSRNGTGMGNHKIFVNGEEQQLLTENNYNFTDNDIDKLIGSKNGSTGFYSGILEEMRLWNIVRTEEEIRENMYIPLVGNETGLVSYWQFNE; encoded by the coding sequence ATGCCCGGAAGATTTAAAGTATCATTATCGGAAGATACGGGATTCCTGCAAGAACTGTCAATATCACCCGTTGATGGTTCAGTTTCTGAGACAATCTATGTTCGGTTTGAACCGGATTCACTGAGAACTTATTCAGGGAGCATAGTTCATTCTTCCACCGGATTAGAAGCAAAATACATTGCCGTTAGCGGAACCGGAGCAGAAATAGACGAGTTTCCCGGGACAGCACTGGAATTCGATGGAACGGATGATTATATAAACTGCGGAAACGAAAATAGCTTTGATGTAGGGAATACTTTAACGGTCGAAGCTTGGATAAAACCTGCTGATCTCTCTTTTCGACAAAGTATATTTTCTACCAGGAAAAATAATGATGACGGTAGTTTCCAATTGGAAGTTGGAGCTGGGAATGGCGGTACAAATAGAATTGCTGTAACAGGTCCCGGAACCTGGGTTGTGGAAACAGAAGATAATGCAATTTCAGAGAATGAATGGAATCATATAGTATATAGCAGAAATGGAACCGGAATGGGGAATCATAAGATATTTGTGAATGGTGAGGAACAGCAGCTTCTTACAGAAAATAATTACAATTTTACTGATAACGACATAGACAAATTAATTGGTTCGAAAAATGGATCAACCGGATTCTACAGCGGTATTTTAGAAGAAATGCGTTTGTGGAATATAGTGAGAACCGAAGAAGAAATCCGTGAAAATATGTATATTCCTTTGGTTGGAAATGAAACCGGATTGGTAAGTTACTGGCAATTTAATGAAG